In the genome of Streptomyces sp. 846.5, the window GCAGACCCGATGTCGGCGCATGGCTGGTGAGCCTGATCCGGACGGTGCTTGTCCGGTAGCCGCGCGCGCATGGGCCGAGCTCATAGCGCAGCCTGCGGTCGAGGTAGTAGTCGAGCTTGTTGCCGGCGGAGTTGTTCACCACCAGTGCCGCGTACGGTCCTGGCCGTTCGGACACGGCACCCGACAGTGCGGTGCCCTCCAGCGCGCCCTGGGTGCGGGGGTCCGCACTCCACATCCGCAGCCGACCGTCCGCCCTGAGGTGGTCCACGACCCGCAGCAGGGCGAGCGGTTCACGATGGCCGTGCAGGAGTGCCTCGCTGACCGCCTGCGCGACCTGCACCAGGAAGTGCTTGCGGGTGGCCGTGTCGGTGTAGCGGGCGTACGCGGTGCTTTCGGTGAGTGCGACAGTGTTGGCCGCGGTGAGCTCCTCGCCGTTCGGCAGCGGTACCGGGCCGGTCGCTTGCAGGAGCTGGGCCAGACCCACCGGATCGGTGGCGATCGCCCCGTCCAGCCGCTGACCGGTGTGCCGGCGCCACAGGCCGGTCCAGATCTGCGCGGCGTACGGGAAGTGCGCGGACAGGTTGGAGTTGGCGAGCAGTCTGCTGCTCGCGGCTGCGCCGTAGCGGTTTTCGAACGCCGGGCCGAGGTCGGCCACGGGCGCGGGGGCGGCCAACCAGTCGTCGGAGGACAGGTCATGCACGGTGATCCGGCCGTGGTCGGCGGTCAGGACCCCGTAGGCGCCGACCAGGCCGCCAGTGCCGCGCGCCTCGGCGTTGGTCTGGAAGGCCAGGAAGTACGACCGCGGGCCCGACGCGCCCAGCGCCGGCACCAGCAGTCCCACCGCCGTTCGTACTTTCGCGACCCGCCCGGTGAGACCGGTGACGACACGGGACAGCCGGGCGCGGGCGTCGTCCACGCCACCGATGCCGTTGGCAGCGGGCAGCGCGTCCAAGCCTTGACGGACTTCGGTGAGGCTGGTCTCGATCCGCTGCAACACCGGATCAGCCGCCACCAGCGACGCCAGGTCGATGCCGCCGTCCCGGCGAACCAGGGTTGCCGGGCCGGCCACCTGGCGTAGCGTCACCACCTGTGGCATCACCCGCGTTGCCAACTCGTCAGCGGCTACGGCGATGCCGTGCGCGGTTCTGAACGGACGTCCCGCCAGGGGGAGGTGAGCCGTCGCGGTCCACCACACACCGGATGTCGCCCGGCGCGCGGCTGCCGTCTGCTCCCGGAGACGGGCCAGCTCCTGCTGACCGGGCTCGGCTCCGGCGAGGGTCTCGGTGCGGAGCCGAACCATCGTCACCTGAGCCGCGGAGAGACGGGCTTGCGCCGTTCGGGCCTGGACCGTCAGCCATGCGGCCAGCACGGCCAGCGGCACGCAGGCCAGCACGGCGCCGAGGAGCAGGCGACCGCGCCTGCGGCGACCGCGCGGCCCTACCGGCCGCTCGCACGGGTCGGCCGGGCCGGCGCAGGGCTCAGCGTGCACTTGTCAGCCGACGGCGTCCGCGCACCAAGAGCAGGGTCAGGGCACTGGCGCCGATCAGAACGCCGCCGGTGACCTCGATTGCGGTGATCCCGGAGGCACCTGTGCTGGCCAGCAGGTCGACCCCGGGGGTACCCGACGCGTCGTTCGCCGATGCCCCGGCGGAGCCGTGGTCGTCGTCCGCGACGATCTGGATCGTCGCCTCCAGCCGCCGAACCGAACCGTCAGGGTTCCTTCCCGTCAGCCGGATGGTGTGCGTCCCCTCTTCGACTCTACGGGGAATGTGCACCCGTGTCCTCACCGTGCCGTTGCCCTCCGTCTCCACGGTCTTCAGGTGCACGACCTTGCTCAGGAGGTCGATGGAAACCGACGACTCAGAGGCGAAGCCCGGGCCGGTGACGGTCAAGTAGCCGTCCTCGGGCACCACTGTGGAGCTCAGCGAGACCGTGCACTGAGCAGGCGGATAGCTACCCGGCGTGCAGTCTGCGGCCCGCGCCGTCGGCGCGGCGACGAACGTTGCGCCCAGCACCACGAGGGTGACCGCCGCCTTCTGTACAAAGCCGCGGCGGCGAGTCCCTGGCCCCCGCGGAACAACCGGGGTAGGGCGTTCGTCCTGCGCTGCGGCAGATCCGTCATTCATCGATGCATCCTTCCGACTCTCAGCTGGCATGGCCGGCAACGAGCGCACGATGGCTGACAGCGTTGCCGGAACAAGTGGTCCCGCAGCGCTACAACCACGAAGTGCGCATACGGACCCCTTTTCTGCGCTGCGCAATCGAATGACTACGCATGGTTGTCACGAGCATATGAGAATCGCCGAACGGCCTCGACTCAACGACTTCCCGCGTGGCGCGCCCTGGGGCTCCACCAATCCCCCGGCGCCATCCAGGCATGCCCGCTGCCGCGATGACGACGGTGCACACGAGCCGCGTCCGGCGAAGCGGTGGACACCGTCGCGGGCCGACGGCCGGTGCGCGGACTTCGGCCACCACCCTTCTTGAAGAAAAAGGGAATTGGGGTTCTGCACGTGGATTTCCCGCTGGTCCGGCGGCAGTTCGCCGCACCTGAGCCGGGGCAACCCACGCAGTGGGCCATGCCCGCCTTGCACGGCAGCGGAGTTGAGCCGTTCCGCCGACAGTCCGACCGTCCGACAAGCGCACGGTGGAGCGCCACTGCCGGCGGGGTGCGCAGCCGTCCCGGGCCGCCCCGTCCAGGGACGGCGATACGTGTACCTCGGCGATCCGTGCACCAGCCGCGAGCGCCGCGAAGCGCGGAATGCGGGTCGGCGTCCGGGCGACAGCGCTCACCGAAAACGACCGGCGGGCGGCGCTGAATCGGACTTTCGCTGCAGTGGCCCCACCGGTGGGGTTTCACCAGCGCCTCCCACTTCAGCCGGATGTTCCGGGCGGCGTTCAGGTTGACTCCTGTGGATTGGCGGGACTCCGCGGTGCGCGGGTCTCGCGCACCCTCGGGGCCGATACCGGCGTGGTTTGGCTGACCGAGCAGGGCCGGACCGCGTCAGCAACGAGGTCAACAGCCGGGGCGAGAGGAAGCGCACCACGCGCCGCCGCTCGGGATTCTCCAGCCGGGCCAAGGCCGCGCAGGCGCTGCGGCTGTTCCTGCTGGGGGAGGCCACCGGCGTCTACGCCGACCCCGACGAGAGCGTGTCCCAGTACCTGGAGCACTGGCTCGCCACCAAACAGGAGCGGCTCAAGGCGGCGACTTTCGTGCAGTACCGCGACTACATCGCCAAGGACCTCGCGCCCGCCTTCGGCGCGCTGCGGCTGGACGACCTGCGCACCCGCCACATCGAGCACGGGCAGCTCGCCCAGCTGCGGGCCGGTCGCGGCCGCACCTTGTTCGACATGGAGTGGCTCCTTGGTTTCGAATTTCTTCGGTGTGGTTTCCCCTTGCGCTTCCATCCTGCGAATCAGCCACCTGGGCAGCGTTGTCCGATCGGCCCCTCAGGGGGATGAACGGTGCCGGCCCACCCGCCCACGGCCCCGGAACCTCGGCGACGACACCCTGTTTCCGTGAACTTGCGGAACCTGCACCGAATTCCAACGTGTACGGAGATCCGGGAGGCTCAGGACTGGTCGGTGGCCGAGCCGTAGACGTTCCTCGGGCTGATGACCTGGGTAATCGCCCGGCCGAGCAGGGTATGGGGGTTCTCGTTGTCCGACCTGATGTCGGTGTTCAGCAGGATCACCAGCGTCGCCCGTTGGCCAGGCAGGTAGATCGTCAGGCTCTGGTAGCCGGGCAGGGAGCCCGCATGGCCGATCCACCCGTGGTTGATGTCGATGCCCAGTCCGTACGCGTCTCCCGGGCCAGGGGTGGGGAGCGCCTTGAGGCGCTCCGCCTGGGTCTGCGGCTTCAGCAGCCGTCCGGTCGCCACGTTCACCGCCCAGGAGTGCATGTCCTCCAGGTCCGAGATCATGGCGCCGGCCGCCCAGCCCCAGCTGGGGTTGAAGTCCGTCGCGTCCGCCTCGGCGCCGGTCGGCGTCTCGTCGGTGTAGCCGTGAGCGTGTGGCCGGGGGAACTCCGCGGCCCTCGGCAGGAAGGTGTGGTCCAGGCCGCTCGGCCTGGTGATCATGGACCGGAAGGCGTCCCGCAAGGGGCGGTGCGTGACCTTCTCGACGACCAGGCCGAGCAGGACGGTGTTGCTGTTGGAGTAGTCGAACCGCGCGCCCGGTGCGAACTGGTTCGGGTGCGCGAAGCCGAAGCGCAACAGCTCCCGGGGGGTGTATCGGCGGCGCGGCTCGGTCTGCAGCAGGTGTTGGAAGGCCTTGTCGGCGCTGTAGGAGAACAGGCCGCTGCGCATCCCGGCGAGCTGACGCAGCGTGATGTGGCGCCCGTCGGGGACGCCCGGCACGTATGCCGAGATCGGGTCGTCCAGGCCCACGTCGCCGCGATCGACCAGTTGCAGCAGCGCGGTGACCGTGAAGGTCTTGGTCTCGCTGCCGATGCGCATGAACAGGTCGGGCCGCATCGGGCCGCAGTCGCTCTTGTCCGCGATGCCGAACGCGCGCACGTAGCGCTGGTGTCCGGGCCGCCAGATGCCCACGATCACCCCAGGGACGCCGGCGCGCGTGGCCGTGTCCTGGATGACCTGGTCGAGACTGGCCGGTGTGTCGGCCGCGGGCTGCGGTGCGGCGGGGGACGATGCCGCAGGCGGTGGCGCGGCGGGAGCCGATGCCGCGGGCAGGACGGACGCGAGACAGGCGGCGGAGACGATTGTCACGGCGGTGCGCAGGCCGGTTCGGAGAGACATGCTCCATCGATAATCCCCTCCGGGCCCGTAAGCCCCCGCCACGCCCCCCGAGTCGCCAGGATCAACCCGAACGGGTCTGTCCATCCTTGTCAGCGGACGGCATCCGGGGGCAGCAGCCCGCGAAGCGTCGGCTGAGGCACAGCATCTGAGCAGGAGTCATGTGCCGGAGGAAGGCCCTGCCGATCGCGTTGGCGATGGCAGGCAGCTGGGCCGGATCGGGGCAGGCCATGAGCAGCGGCAGGTGGATGGGCTGGAACTTCGCCTTGAAGGCGAGCAGGGAGCGGAAGCCGTAGGCGGCGACGCCGGCGACAACCAGCTCCTGGCCCTCAACCCGGTCCGCCCGCACCGCCGCGGACGCGGACGCACCCAACCCCAGCCCGAGAAAGCCTGGGCCACCGGCGAACAGGTCCACACCATCGCCGCCCGCATCCTGACCCTCGCCGGACCCACCCAAGCCCTCCTGATCATCACCGCCGCATACACCGGCATGCGCTGGGGCGAACTCGCCGGCCTGCGCCGCGAACGCTGCCACCGCAGTGGAGCGGATCCGTTCCGACGCAGGGGTGGGTTGAACGATGGACTGGTTCACCCCGAGCCCCGACGCGGCACCCGGCTCGCCCCGGCTGTTCTGCTTCCCGCACGCGGGCGGCTCCGCCTCCTTCTTCCGTCCCTGGCGCGAAGCACTGCTGCCCCGTCTCGACGTCTGCCCGATCCGGCTGCCCGGCCGGGAGGGGCGTTCCGGTGAGCCGCCGTACACCAGCATGGACGTGCTCGCTGCTGACCTGGTCGACGCCATCGGACCGCAGACCGACAGGCCGTACGCGCTGGCCAGCGCCGAAGAGATCGCCATCTGGGCCCGCGGCCACTGGGTCATCGAGAACTCCGTGCACTGGGTCCGCGATGTGACCTTCGGCGAGGACGCCCGCCAGATCCGCACCCACAACACGCCCGCCGTGGTCGCCACCCTGAGCGACATCGTCCGCAGCACCCTGAAAGCCGTCGGCTGGGCCAACACCGCCAGCGCCCGACGCGCCCACACTGCCCCCCACTCGATCCTCAAGCTTCACGGCATCACATGATCAAATCGGACTTCCAGGGAACACTCCGGGGCCGTGGGTCGAG includes:
- a CDS encoding DUF4012 domain-containing protein — translated: MHAEPCAGPADPCERPVGPRGRRRRGRLLLGAVLACVPLAVLAAWLTVQARTAQARLSAAQVTMVRLRTETLAGAEPGQQELARLREQTAAARRATSGVWWTATAHLPLAGRPFRTAHGIAVAADELATRVMPQVVTLRQVAGPATLVRRDGGIDLASLVAADPVLQRIETSLTEVRQGLDALPAANGIGGVDDARARLSRVVTGLTGRVAKVRTAVGLLVPALGASGPRSYFLAFQTNAEARGTGGLVGAYGVLTADHGRITVHDLSSDDWLAAPAPVADLGPAFENRYGAAASSRLLANSNLSAHFPYAAQIWTGLWRRHTGQRLDGAIATDPVGLAQLLQATGPVPLPNGEELTAANTVALTESTAYARYTDTATRKHFLVQVAQAVSEALLHGHREPLALLRVVDHLRADGRLRMWSADPRTQGALEGTALSGAVSERPGPYAALVVNNSAGNKLDYYLDRRLRYELGPCARGYRTSTVRIRLTSHAPTSGLPGDITLRSDDPTHAHPPGSTLVWVSLYASVGAQLWNAELDGRPLLMSPSVERSHLLLSAQVELIPGQAREMDLHLREPASALSPAVPVQPLVRPQTTQVVAARCS
- a CDS encoding N-terminal phage integrase SAM-like domain-containing protein, translating into MADRAGPDRVSNEVNSRGERKRTTRRRSGFSSRAKAAQALRLFLLGEATGVYADPDESVSQYLEHWLATKQERLKAATFVQYRDYIAKDLAPAFGALRLDDLRTRHIEHGQLAQLRAGRGRTLFDMEWLLGFEFLRCGFPLRFHPANQPPGQRCPIGPSGG
- a CDS encoding serine hydrolase domain-containing protein, encoding MSLRTGLRTAVTIVSAACLASVLPAASAPAAPPPAASSPAAPQPAADTPASLDQVIQDTATRAGVPGVIVGIWRPGHQRYVRAFGIADKSDCGPMRPDLFMRIGSETKTFTVTALLQLVDRGDVGLDDPISAYVPGVPDGRHITLRQLAGMRSGLFSYSADKAFQHLLQTEPRRRYTPRELLRFGFAHPNQFAPGARFDYSNSNTVLLGLVVEKVTHRPLRDAFRSMITRPSGLDHTFLPRAAEFPRPHAHGYTDETPTGAEADATDFNPSWGWAAGAMISDLEDMHSWAVNVATGRLLKPQTQAERLKALPTPGPGDAYGLGIDINHGWIGHAGSLPGYQSLTIYLPGQRATLVILLNTDIRSDNENPHTLLGRAITQVISPRNVYGSATDQS